From a single Phalacrocorax carbo chromosome 10, bPhaCar2.1, whole genome shotgun sequence genomic region:
- the FREY1 gene encoding protein Frey 1, translated as MLCWLLLLALLLVAAFPWPLRQSYSVPEDFSAPLELPQQHFGLVDDYGIKPKQPHIRSRVAQERPVGLHRAGKSKRDELDLLEYYYDAHL; from the exons atgctgtgctggctcctgctgctcgccctgctgctggtggctgccTTCCCGTGGCCCCTGCGCCAGAG CTACTCGGTCCCTGAGGACTTCTCTGCTCCGCTGGAGCTTCCACAGCAGCACTTTGGCCTGGTGGATG ATTACGGCATCAAACCCAAGCAGCCTCACATTAGGAGCCGGGTGGCCCAGGAGAGGCCAGTGGGGCTGCATAGAGCTGGCAAAAGCAAGCGTGATGAGCTTGACTTGCTGGAGTACTACTACGATGCCCATCTGTGA